One Oncorhynchus mykiss isolate Arlee chromosome 9, USDA_OmykA_1.1, whole genome shotgun sequence genomic window, TCGCTCCTAGGAAGAAAAACAGCAGTTGAAAGGAGTCATACTGAACTCTGGCGCCCCTATGACAAGGTAGACAAAGATCACTTTAGATGTCCAATTGTACACAAGGCCAACAGAAATGTGACTTCCGGCTTTATCCCAACCCCTccgaaagacacacatacacatacaggttggaggttggagcaggggagcagttctctctctctctcaagtacAGATGGATGCTTTCAGTGACAGCACCACATCAGTTAAGAACTGAAAAGAACAAGTTCatgttgcctgtgatgtctgtCAGAGTATAGCACTGCAAGCTGGATCAATTGAATATCTAGCTACCAAAATCAATCCAAAGTTTAGCTAGAACTTGTTCTAACCTTTGGTACTCCTGTGGCATTGGCTGTCTTCCTACCAGGAACAAGTGTCCTCTTGTAGTCACACAGGTACTCCACTTCGAAGTTGTGCATTTGTTTCCTGTTGACCCCCAGATCCAAGCACACAATCCCTTCATGACGACAGAGTGTCTGCAACTGGCTCGTTGTCACTTTACATACAACTTGGCACCCTGCAGTGAGTGACAAGCCAGTTaattaacgttagctaatgttacACAAAGAACACAACTGTGGTCACTTCGATCAACAACTATCATACCTCCATTTAGTTATCAACATGTTCAACATTATGTATGTGCATAACGTTAAATTAAGTAGCAAGGTTGCTAACTATTTAAAATGTGATAGTAGATATAGTCACTATTGTTTATCAATGAAAATCAAACAATCAGCATGGCATAGCTACGACCATTGATTGCGAAATAGCCACAGTAGCTGGCTAAATTCGACAAATATCTCAAACTGTGGTGCATCGTCATTTCGCTAATCAACTCCGCGTTATATGGTATTTTTTAAAAGCGTGATTGTCGTATAACTGCTATTGTTACGGAAGGAAAGTAAGCAAAATCCAACATTTTCCCTAGAATTACCTTTTAAATCTTCCGCCATGTTTACTCCACCGCCAAAATCCCAGGAAGTCTAGCTAGCCAATGGTTGGATCCGATTATAGAATGACAGGCAGCCCAAATGACCAATAGACTTCTAGCGCACGTGTGGAAAAACATAAACATTTACACTTTGCGAAAGAGCAATAGTAATGGCGTcttttttgtaggcactaactctgCCATGGTTCTTTGGACAAAGCCTATAGGAAAATGTAGTTTTTGTAGGGTTTTAGGATAAACGAGGAAAATAAGGTCTATGGTAAAAATAGGCGTAGAGCGCTTTAACGTATTGTTCCATGAGATCATCTTAATCAGCGAAcgtctttttttttgtgtgaattttgaagcatttatgtaatcaGAAAAAGCACAAAGGCTTCATAATGGTCAGGTTAACTGATATCTAATAGAACAAAACGTGTAAGACCTCCTAAACCTGTCTTAACCTCACACCTTATTTTCGGCGTTCTTCccaaaaccctattctttccccCTGTGTAATGGTTGCATGATCCAGAGGTAACTCATTTCCTTTTTTTTAACTACAAGCTGGCTAGCTCTATTGTAACACTAACACTCAACTCTGTGAGATGTACAGTGGCTACTTTATTCAGTATGTGCATAtcataaatatattatatttcttTGCAACCATGACATTAAAATGACACCACaggcacataaacacacaaattCTCACAAACACACAAGGTGTTCTTTGAGTTTCCAtcaagttttttttgttttgttaaatatatatatacacacacacacaaacacacacacacagtagttattccaatacacacacagtagttaTTCCAAAATGTCAGTACTGATTTATATGATGGGTTCTTGATAGAATGCCATGCACATCACAGTAGAACAATAAACATGGGAATGATTGAAGGAAAATGGGCAACTTTAAAGGAACAAGGCTGTCATTTAATACTACTGTATTGCATTTTGCTATATTAATGCTTTACAATAAGTAGTTAGCGCTATTACAGGTCCTACTCTTGACACATGCAAACATCTCAGGACCCTCAGTGAGGAGCAGTGCTCCCTTTTACGTTGAAAACCTAGACAGGGATTCAATTAGATCGCACTTTGTTGACTATTTTCCTGCATTCGCGGGGACCACACTCACAGTAACCACTAAATCCCAGCCTTAAAAACACAGATATCCTTTCCCTGCCCCTTGTATTTAGCATTCTAGTGATTGGATGGCTTTTTTTGTAGTGCATGGAAGGAAGCTTTTGGTGGTTGGTCACTTCTGCTCCCGCCTCCAGATGATAACCATGCCAGTGGAGTCTGCAGAAGCCAGCAAGCTCTCGTCACAGTTGAAGCTGACATCCAGCACTGGACCACCGTGACCCTGCAGCTTGTTGACTATGGCCTTAGTGTTGCGTTCCACATCGAAGAAGTAGACACAGGCATCCTCACTGCCAGTCACTGGGATACAGAGTGGAGAAAAGGCGTGGAAAGGAAGAGAAAAATAGggaagagagacgagagagagaataCTTGTGAAAACCAATCTGTTATAACCAAAGTTCCCTCTAAACTGCACGCCGGGTAGGCAAACTGTTGTGAATTTTGAACCAtgtcatgtgtctgaaggtacaaactctgccttccaggtgggcccagagagcaaatcaagtgcactataggcctaccgctggccaatcggatggtTCAGATTACCATGTCTGCAGtaacgtagcaggcataaaagaaagctacagcaaagttgatactgtgagatttcaaaacgttAAAAGCCATGATTAGTGAGATACGGTCAACAAATACAGCAAAGAACTGCTGTTTTTGTTTGTGAGTTCATTTTGAagtttgtattcaacactttcaTAAGCCATAAAATTATacgttcttcctatttccactcagtGCTACAACAAGCAGTCCAGCAgtaacactgggccaattgtgcgtctccctatcggactcccaatcacggccggttgtgatacagcctggaatcgtcTGTATCACctcagaccactgcgccactcgagagcccaTCTTccaatgaatgagtaggaaaatgtatctataggcttgcgttattattagcggcttgggTCTTTATTAATATCGAGGaacatttcactttctctgttcatggagtaacatgaatttgtgcatgaggcagaaataatgcagtgcgacTCTAGTTTccccatcagctggaagacggtgtGCCTTTTTGGTCaatgtcagtggaggaaagggagagaggagggatgttgagaggtggaccctcagtctgctgctctctccctccgctgagagagaccatcagatgcaggcaccatcagcccagtaaaattaaaataaaaagcaaattatttaaatgtatgctcactcagctgtgcctcacaagtaatacaacagcAGATCTACTTTCGGAGTGATCATATAGCCTAGCTAAAAATATGGAAATATAATTTACAAAAATGTCCCGAACAACAATccattagccactttcaatgtaacATAACTAAACAAAACAAACCATGCAATACATTTTATTGTAGGAATAATGCATTGGGGTAGGACTCTATTGCACTGACACGCACTACTCAGCCTGAACGGCATAAACAActagagctgcagtaggcctatatgcaaatagaccattgccatatatggatctgtgccatttactttgaactgaactgtgtTTATAGCATGAGCGGTCATGAGTAGATGCACTTGTTTAGAGATCAAAGCAAGAGGTGCATGGAGCCCTGTGTTCACATTTTGTTCAtgtcctttgctagttagtgaattattagcccagttatagatcatttgtagtcagcaaaaGTGGATTGATTGCTTCAAGAGAGCACAAAACATCTTTGAAAAGCCAGTCCGGTAAagtggcagtgttgtattttgagacagggtTGAacaagctaagtagccaataggcagagggtagcattaTTTGtttgattctctgtaataatggtatgggaataataatgcattttattttgtaaagtggtttcttgcataaaagaaaacaacattttcagtcagctccttgtctgaaggacaagtggattaacaggttactgtcaagccctgcatgtctttttcaagtctcatggaatgtaggcctacattgaacaccacatattggctgctactgtagtctgaatgatagaacagccctttccatgttaaaatgttatgggatgcatttccccattgtttttgatggtttACATTATGATCAAATTGCCACAGTAACCTACATGTTCAAACTAACAAAGTGGGTACAGCTTcaatgttcacagtaaacgcatgCTGGAAATTGCACAGAattcagcagacctgaaatttgctcagtgccgaaacaaattagagggaacattggttatAACTGATTGTTATGACCTGCTATAACTGAGTGAAGATGGTTACATATAGTAACTACACTATGGCTTCAGTGAGTTGATGTACTGGCAACCAGTACACAATCAATGTTCTTAAGTGTGGTGCACTTTCATTTATCCCATTTATAGCAGATAGAGTGAAAGTCAGAGTAAGGCTGAAGGGCTCATACCAACACAGGCACCCTGTCTGAAGGACATGAGAGGGCAGAAGATGCTGTGAAGGGGCTGAGAGCCATGCTTGATGGGGAAGCTCCTCTTAAGCTGCAGAGTGCCTTCATTATCCACCACTCTATAAAGACGAGAGGAACAGAGAACCAGTCAAACTCAACTCAGCATGCAATGTGCAGAGTGGATCATGCTTTCCTTGTTCAATCAACAGCACACAGTACATGAATGATATAACATACACACATTTCAGGGCACGACACAGTAGTTAATcaagctatactgaacaaaaatataaacgcaacatgtaaattgttggtcacatgttttatGAACTGAAAtcaaatatcccagaaatgttccatatgcacagaaAGCTTATtactctcaaattttgtgcagaaatgtgtttaaatccctgttagtgagcatttctttgccaagataatcacaggtgtggcatatcaagctaattaaacagcatgattacaaaagtgcaccttgtgctggggacaataaaaggccactctaaaatgtgcagttttgtcacacaacacaaagccacaggtgtctcaagttgagggagcatgcaattggcatgctgaccgcagtaatgtccaacagagctgttgccagagaatgtaatattaatttctctaccataagcgtctccaacttcattttagagaattttgcagtacatccaaccagcctcacaacctcaaaccacgtgtaaccatgccagcccaggacctccacatccgtctttttcacctgcgggatcgtctgatcAGCTACCCGGactgctgatgaaactgaggattatatatgtctgtaataaagcccttttgtggataaaactcattctgattgtctgggccttactccccagtgggtgggactATGCACTCACAGGCCcatccatggctgtgcccctgcccactcatgtgaaatctatagattggGACCTAATTAaataatttcaattgactgatttccttatatgaactgttactcagtaaagtcgttgaaattgttgcatgtggcatttatatatttttgttcagtatatgtataaGCATTTTAAGCATTGTGGAGCTAATGGAGCACGAGtagctctctggctctctctgacaGACCTGTAGAGTAGCAGTTTGTTGACACAGGCATTGATCAGCAGGGAGGGGTCTCGTGCCTCTCTGCTGATCCAGGAGCGGGCAGATATGCTGCAGATTGGGCTGCCCTCACTCACCACAAGCCGCTTGGCTTTGGTCAGCTTCCCTGTGAGTTGAAATTCAGAGttgttacacacagacacacacaacacttgTCTGTCCCATACTTGTGGCCTAGCACTTTGGGTTTCATTAATACAATTATTATGAATTAATCAAAAGTAGGCATGTTTTTCCTCAGTATACCTGTGGCCATGTCAAACAGGAAGGAGAAGACGCTGCCCCTGTCGTCCCCGGCCCACAGGATCCTCCCAGGGGCATCAAAGGACATAGACAGTACCCGTCCCGTCAGCTTACTGGAACCCCCCTTCACCTTCTTCCCAGTGGAGATGTTCACCACCTGCAGGAGGTGCTTACTGTTCCCTACCTGAACAGAAGTCAGGGTGAGCATTGGTAAAGGTCAGGAAAGCCATAAGGAAGAGAGTTTGGTCATTGTAGGGACAGCTAGCATACCACTTAGAATAAAGCAATGTATTGGCCTTGGCCATGTATTCTAAGTGATATGCTAGTGTGGATATTGTGTGGGTATGAGTTAGAAACTTTGTCTGAGCTTCTACTATGACTCACCACTGTGAGGTTGTTATTCATGGGCTGGAAGGTGCAGCAAAGCAGTTCGCTAGCTTCCGGGTCTCTGACCTCACGGATACACCTCCCATCCTCCGTGTTCCAAATACGCAGTGTTCCATCCTTTGATGTTGACACGATGACGTCGTTGCTAAGGGACCAAGCAAAGTCGGTGACGGGACCTGCATGACCCTTCAGGACGACCTTCACACTGGGCGGGGACGGGGACAGGATCATGATGGACAGGGTGCCGTCCAATGAGCAGCAGGCTAGGAGGTGCTTGTCATCATTAGCAAACTGCAGCCGTGGAACTAGAAAGGAGGGAACCCAACAAAATTTGAGAATAAGACACAGAAATACTCACTCCTTGCACTGATCTTGCCATCACATACTGTACTTTCCACTCACCTGCAGAGTCCACATGTTGGTCGAATATGTGGTGCATGCCAGCAAAAGCAT contains:
- the LOC110532481 gene encoding WD repeat-containing protein 13 isoform X1, whose amino-acid sequence is MAAVWQQVLAVDARYNAYRTPTFPQFRTQYIRRRSQLLRENAKCGFEPGLRRHYLRLRSQLLALRYGPLSEQSSFRASSVRSSRTTLDRMEDFEEDPRAQGARGHRRSVSRGSYQLQAQMNRAVYDERTPGALVPTSVAEASRAMAGDTTLSENYAFAGMHHIFDQHVDSAVPRLQFANDDKHLLACCSLDGTLSIMILSPSPPSVKVVLKGHAGPVTDFAWSLSNDVIVSTSKDGTLRIWNTEDGRCIREVRDPEASELLCCTFQPMNNNLTVVGNSKHLLQVVNISTGKKVKGGSSKLTGRVLSMSFDAPGRILWAGDDRGSVFSFLFDMATGKLTKAKRLVVSEGSPICSISARSWISREARDPSLLINACVNKLLLYRVVDNEGTLQLKRSFPIKHGSQPLHSIFCPLMSFRQGACVVTGSEDACVYFFDVERNTKAIVNKLQGHGGPVLDVSFNCDESLLASADSTGMVIIWRREQK
- the LOC110532481 gene encoding WD repeat-containing protein 13 isoform X3, whose translation is MDFEEDPRAQGARGHRRSVSRGSYQLQAQMNRAVYDERTPGALVPTSVAEASRAMAGDTTLSENYAFAGMHHIFDQHVDSAVPRLQFANDDKHLLACCSLDGTLSIMILSPSPPSVKVVLKGHAGPVTDFAWSLSNDVIVSTSKDGTLRIWNTEDGRCIREVRDPEASELLCCTFQPMNNNLTVVGNSKHLLQVVNISTGKKVKGGSSKLTGRVLSMSFDAPGRILWAGDDRGSVFSFLFDMATGKLTKAKRLVVSEGSPICSISARSWISREARDPSLLINACVNKLLLYRVVDNEGTLQLKRSFPIKHGSQPLHSIFCPLMSFRQGACVVTGSEDACVYFFDVERNTKAIVNKLQGHGGPVLDVSFNCDESLLASADSTGMVIIWRREQK
- the LOC110532481 gene encoding WD repeat-containing protein 13 isoform X2 codes for the protein MDFKELDFEEDPRAQGARGHRRSVSRGSYQLQAQMNRAVYDERTPGALVPTSVAEASRAMAGDTTLSENYAFAGMHHIFDQHVDSAVPRLQFANDDKHLLACCSLDGTLSIMILSPSPPSVKVVLKGHAGPVTDFAWSLSNDVIVSTSKDGTLRIWNTEDGRCIREVRDPEASELLCCTFQPMNNNLTVVGNSKHLLQVVNISTGKKVKGGSSKLTGRVLSMSFDAPGRILWAGDDRGSVFSFLFDMATGKLTKAKRLVVSEGSPICSISARSWISREARDPSLLINACVNKLLLYRVVDNEGTLQLKRSFPIKHGSQPLHSIFCPLMSFRQGACVVTGSEDACVYFFDVERNTKAIVNKLQGHGGPVLDVSFNCDESLLASADSTGMVIIWRREQK